The following are encoded together in the Pseudomonas sp. IB20 genome:
- a CDS encoding gamma-butyrobetaine hydroxylase-like domain-containing protein: MTQFPTAVNLHKTSNTLGLTYGPDEVYQLPAELLRVHSPSAEVQGHGKPILQFGKLNVRLIKIEPAGQYALKLTFDDGHDSGLFTWDYLYQLAMRQEALWADYLAELKAAGKTRDPSESVVRLML, encoded by the coding sequence ATGACCCAATTCCCTACCGCTGTAAACCTGCATAAAACCTCCAACACCCTCGGCCTCACCTACGGGCCCGATGAGGTTTACCAGTTGCCCGCCGAACTGCTGCGGGTGCACTCGCCTTCCGCCGAGGTCCAGGGCCACGGCAAACCCATCCTGCAGTTCGGCAAACTCAATGTCCGGCTGATCAAGATAGAACCGGCCGGTCAGTACGCACTGAAATTGACCTTTGACGACGGGCATGACAGCGGACTGTTCACCTGGGACTACCTCTACCAGTTGGCCATGCGCCAGGAAGCACTGTGGGCCGACTATCTTGCTGAACTTAAAGCGGCCGGAAAAACCCGCGACCCGAGTGAGTCGGTCGTGCGGCTGATGCTCTAA